One genomic segment of Anticarsia gemmatalis isolate Benzon Research Colony breed Stoneville strain chromosome Z, ilAntGemm2 primary, whole genome shotgun sequence includes these proteins:
- the LOC142986086 gene encoding uncharacterized protein LOC142986086 encodes MFRYRYPRLIRFLHLTRQPRLLYRARPIPPPGGYGPRDPPDDKGSCSYMRPGDIQMRTFRTYKARRSHYTESDLHTGHYSDSDIGTGVDYYRTRRSQIIYDVPAETEIGRGARTRQAAAHQTIRAIQLLNDRYN; translated from the exons ATGTTCCGCTACAGATACCCGCGCTTGATAAGGTTCCTCCATTTGACTCGTCAACCACGTCTGCTGTACCGAGCTAGGCCCATACCACCGCCTGGAGGCTACGGGCCTAGAGACCCACCAGACGACAAGGGATC TTGCTCATACATGAGACCCGGTGACATCCAAATGAGGACTTTCCGAACATACAAAGCAAGACGATCTCATTACACAGAGTCTGATCTTCACACGGGCCATTATTCCGACAGTGACATAGGAACAGGCGTCGA ttattacaGAACACGCCGGTCGCAAATCATTTATGATGTCCCTGCTGAGACTGAGATTGGCCGCGGAGCTCGGACACGACAGGCCGCAGC GCATCAGACCATTCGCGCTATTCAGCTACTCAACGACAGATACAACTGA